Genomic DNA from Lagenorhynchus albirostris chromosome 9, mLagAlb1.1, whole genome shotgun sequence:
GGCCGCGAGGCATTTGCGCTGAACAGCTCAACAGGGGAGTTGCGGGCACGAGTGGCCTTTGACTATGAGCACACAGGAAGCTTCCAGTTGCTGGTGGGTGCTACCGATGCTGGGAATTTGTCAGCCTCAGTCACTGTGTCAGTGCTGGTGACTGGTGAGGATGAATATGACCCAGTGTTCTTGGCTCCAGCTTTCCACTTCCAAGTGCCGGAAGGTGCCCGGCGTGGCCACAGCCTGGGTCACGTGCAGGCCACAGACGAGGATGGAGGTGCTGATGGCCTGGTGCTCTATTCCCTTGCCACCTCTTCCCCCTATTTTGGTATCAACCAGACTACAGGTGCCCTGTACCTGCGGGTGGACAGCCGGGCACCAGGCAGCGGAACAGGAGgcacctctgggggtgggggccggACCCGACGTGAGGCACCAcgggagctgaggctggaggtgGTAGCACGGGGGCCTCTGCCTGGTTCCCGGAGTGCCACAGTGCCCGTAACTGTGGACATCACCCACACTGCGCTGGGCCTGGCACCTGACCTTAACCTGCTATTGGTGGGGGCTGTGGCGGCCTCCCTGGGAGTCGTGGTGGTGCTCGCATTGGCAGCCCTGGTCCTAGGGCTGGTGCGGGCCCGGAGCCGCAAGGCTGAGGCGGCACCTGGCCCGATGTCACAGGCAGCACCCCTGGCCAGTGGCTCTCTACAGAAGCTGGGCCGAGAGCCACCCAGCCCACCGCCTTCAGAGCACCTGTATCACCAGACTCTCCCCAGCTATGGTGGGCCAGGAGCTGGAGGACCCTACCCCCGTGGTGGCTCCCTGGACCCTTCACACTCAAGCGGCCGAGGCTCAGCGGAGGCTGCAGAGGATGACGAGATCCGCATGATCAACGAGTTCCCCCGTGTGGCCAGTGTGGCTTCCTCTCTGGCTGCCCGTGGCCCTGACTCCGGCATCCAGCAGGATGCAGATGGACTGAGTGACACATCCTGCGAGCCACCTGCCCCCGACACCTGGTATAAGGGCCGCAAggcagggctgctgctgccgGGTGCAGGGGCCACTCTGTACCGAGAGGAGGGCCCCCCAGCCGCTGCCACAGCCTTCTTGGGGGGCTGTGGCCTAAGCCCTGCACCCACTGGGGACTATGGCTTTCCAGCAGATGGCAAGCCATGTGTGGCAGGAGCACTGACGGCCATTGTGGCTGGGGAGGAGGAGCTCCGTGGCAGCTATAACTGGGACTACCTGCTGAGCTGGTGCCCTCAGTTCCAGCCGCTGGCCAGCGTCTTCACAGAGATCGCCCGGCTCAAGGATGAGGCTCGGCCGTGTCCCCCGGCTCCCCGTATTGACCCACCACCCCTCATCACTGCCGTGGCCCACCCAGGAGCCAAGTCTGTGCCCCCCAAGCCAGCCAGCACGGCTACAACCCGGGCCATCTTCCCACCAGCCTCTCACCGCTCCCCCATCAGCCATGAAGGTTCCCTGTCCTCAGCTGCCATGTCCCCCAGCTTCTCGCCCTCACTGTCTCCTCTGGCTGCTCGCTCACCTGTCGTCTCGCCATTTGGGGTGGCCCAGGGCCCCTCAGCCTCAGCACTGAGTGCAGAGTCCGGCCTGGAGCCACCCGATGACACGGAGCTGCATATCTAGCTGTGGCCCAGGCTGGGCCCCGACCTGGGATGCGCACAGTGTCCCCAATGCAGGCCCCATCTGAGCCTGCCCTGGGCAGCCTCGGACCATGATTGGCCGCGGGGGAGGCCAGATCCCCACCCCAGAGTCCTCCAGTGGGGACAGGTCTCACGTCTCACCCTGGCCCTGTCAGAGCACCAGCACCACGAGGCCCTGTTGGGCACTGACCTGTGGCCGGGTCCGGTGTGGAGAGAAAGATGATGAAGTAGGCAGCAGCCCTGGGTCCTCCTCAGTGAGGGCTTCTTGCCCTGAGATGGAGCTGAGACTTTATTTATTGGGGGGTAGGGGGAATGGGGGCAGTCCCTCTAACTTGTTTGGGCCCAGCTCCTTTGGGTTCCACTgacacccctgcccctgcccagaaTCAAGTGCCAATTCTCACTCTGGAGCCTTAATAAACTGCAGTTTGTACCCAGTGTCCGGCTCTGTTCTGTGGGGGCcgtaggggtggggggatgatGGGAAGCCACCTGGCACACTGTGGACACCTCAGGAGTCACAGAAGCTGGTGGACGCAGGGGCATCTAGGGTGGGAGCAAGTGGGGATGGCACTGGGAGCCCGAGCCCAACCTGAGGCTATCACATCTCTCTGCAGTTGACCTTTCCCTCTAACGTGGGCAGGAGGCCAGAAGACGGCAGACAGCAGGGGCTTGCTTGTGGCAGTGACCTAGAGAGGGGTTGGCTGGCTGGGGAGAGATCTTGGAGATGACCAGCTCTAGGCCTGAGGGTCTtcagggaggtgggggtgggtacAAGAGCAGCCACGTGGTGTATTTGTTTTCCGTGGGGCCCCTATATACTCGCGTGTAATAAGAGCACACATTTGTTGAGCCTTTGCCATGTGAGGCTCTCTGCTGAGGGGTCCACCTGCTTTATCTCTGTAAATTTTCACTACAACCCTCTGAGGCAGAGCACTTTTAACATAATAGTCTCCATATTCTACATGAAGAAACCTAGGCTCCGTACAGCTCGTAAGAACCTGGGTCTGTGGGCCTCCAAAGCCCCTTTCTGAAGCACCCCCTACACTGTGGCGAGTCCTGGATTCTGGCAGCAGGTGGGGAGCCCTGAGCTTACCCAGTGTTTGACCGTCCACAGAGGGAGCACCCGAGGAGCAGCCCCGCCCCTTCTTCAGCATTCAGGACCACCCATTCAAGGGAGGAGCCAGCATCGTCACTAGTTTCTAGGCAGAGACGGGAGGTGGTGCACTATAGGGCTCATGTGATCTGTCACATGACAGCGGATCTGCAGAAAGGCAGAATGGGCCCCCGAGCCTGGTAAGAAACTAGGGGGCCCTGGGAGAAGGGAATCATGTTGGAGGGAGTGTATGTTGGAGGGTGGGAACATAATGACAGTCCAGCTCCTGCTGAAACCCATGTGCTGCCCCTGCAGCCTCCTAGGGCTCCTTGCCCTCTTTGTCGCCGGCAAATGCAGTTACAGCCCGGAGCCTGACCAGCAGTGGACGTGAGTTGACTTAGCACCGACAACCCCTACCCCATGGCCTCTCCTGTACCCATTTTCCTGGTTCTAGCCTCCCTCACCCCCCTTACCAGCTCCTGGTACCCACTCCATAGCCTTATTCCCAGGTTCCCAGATTCAGTCCCCGATAATCCACCTCCTGTGATCCATATCTGCTTCTGGAATCCTCCCCAAGTTCTAGGTTCTAATGGTGAACCTTCCCATCCCTACTCTAATGAAGGCCATGTGCCTGACCCCTGACCCTACAGGCTGCCACCAGGCTGGGTGTCTCTGGGCCGTGCGGACCCTGAGGAAGAGCTGAGTCTCACGTTTGCCCTGAGACAGCAGAACCTGGAGAGACTGTCCGAGCTGGTGCAGGCTGTGTCGGATCCCGGCTCTTCTCGCTATGGTGCCTGATGGGACTGGGGGCGGGATGTGGGATGCAGTAAAGGGACACAGGACTGGGCTGAGTGTGGGACGGTGCAGGTCATGTCAGGGATGTGCTCTTGGGGCCCGTCGAGGGGGTGGTATAGGACAGATGAATGGCAGTGACCCTCATTAAAGAGTTTCTGAATAAAAAGGTGAATTGGAACTAGAGTGTCCAAAACTAATTCACATTCTTTCCTCCAAAACTTTCCACCTATGTTCATCAGGCTCAAAAACTGAAAGTGGgtatggttaagagcacaggcttggtgatcagatctggattcaaattctgactctactATTTACCAACTACCAGACAAATGGGGAAGTAGCATCCAGTACATATAAGTGCTCATTACCTCAAATTTCACCTCCCCCCACTAAATTCACTCTCATTTACTCCTCCATTCAACCCTAAGGCTGCCAGTTCCAGCTCTGAAATACTCCACTGTCTCACCATTCCTTGTTGCCACCAACTCAGCTGATTACTCTTTCACCTGGACTGCTGCCAGCCCCCTCACTGGTCTGCAGTCTCTTCCCCTCCACTCTTCTCCCCACTTTACCCCCCACTATGCTCCAGAAGGTCCATGGTTTGCTCCAATGGTCAAGCTGGACGGTGGGCTTCCCCTGCTGGAAGCCCTTCGTGGTGAGGGGGGCAGTCTAGGTTCACCCGGGAGGTGTATGCACGATCCATCCACACAGGAGAGCAGTGACTCGCGATCATGTTAAGCTCCGGTGTCTCCTGGTTAAAGTTCAAAAAGGGCAACTTAGAAAAGCAAGGAATGAAGGCACGAGCCTCTACTGAATCCCTGCAGGAAAGTACCTGACCCTAGAGGATGTGGCTGAACTGGTCCGGCCATCACCACTGACCCTCCACACAGTCCAAAAATGGCTTTTGGCTGCTGGAGCCCGGAACTGCCACTCAGTGACCACACAGGACTTTCTGACTTGCGGGCTGAGTGTCCGGTAAGAGGGAATAATTGCCTCATGGAGGGCACCAATCATCCCATCAGGGAGATTCGTCACTGCAGTGGAAGGGAGCTGAGAGCTTGCCAGGGCCTGTGGGTGAAAACACTTGGGGAGATAACGACTAACTGCCCCGTGATGCTCAGGCAGCCTCCTCAGCTCTGTTCCATGCTTTCTGACCTCTGTTCTCTGATCTCTGACTTCAGACAAGCAGAGCTGCTGCTCTCTGGGGCTGAGTTTCATCACTATATGGGGGGACCTGCAGAGACCCATGTTGTAAGGTCCCCACGTCCCTACCGGCTCCCGAAGGCCTTGGCCTCCCACGTGGACTTTGGTAACACCCAGTGGGGTTGGTGGCGGGGGGGGGTCAGTGATAAAATGGGGGGTTGGAGGCTAAAGGATCTCTTCCTCAAGGCTGACTCCTCCCCACAGTGGGGGGGCTGCACCGCTTTCCCCCCACATCAACCCTGAGGCAACGCCCCAAGCCACAGGTGCCAGGGACTGTTGGCCTACACCTGGGGGTGACCCCATCTGTGATCCGTGAGCGGTACAACTTGACGGCACAAGACGTGGGCTCTGGCACGACCAACAACAGTCAAGCCTGTGCCCAGGTGAGCCACGCGGAGAGCCTCAGGGTCCTTACCACCTCCCCAAGGTGCCTGATCAGCTGACTCTCTGACTCTAACCCCTGGGCTCTCACCCCCAATCCTGTGATCTGGGACAGTATCCCCTGACCTGACCCTTGGGGCTGTGTCCTCTGACCCATGATATCTCCTCTGATTCCCTCCATAGTTCCTGGAGCAGTATTTCCATGAGTCAGACCTGGCTGAGTTCATGCACCTCTTCGGTGGGAGCTTTGCACACCAGGCATCAGTAGCCCGTGTGGTCGGACAGCAGGGCCGGGGCCAGGCCGGAATCGAGGCCAGCCTAGATGTAGAGTACCTGATGAGTGCTGGCGCCAACATCTCCACCTGGGTCTACAGTAGCCCTGGTACTGCCAAGGGGACTGGCTGGTGGGGATAGAGGTGGGGGTGAGTGGTGGTCTTTGCTTCCCCGAGGGAATCCCGTGAACTCCAGGGAGATCCTGACAACCTCCCAAATGACTGCCTTTGTGCCCTCTTCTCCAAAAAAAATTCAGGCCGGCATGAGTCACAGGAGCCCTTCCTGCAGTGGCTCCTGCTGCTCAGTAATGAGTCAGCCCTGCCACGTGTGCACACCGTGAGCTACGGAGATGACGAGGACTCCCTCAGCAGCGCCTACATCCAGCGGGTCAACACCGAGCTCATGAAGGCTGCTGCTCGGGGTCTTACTGTGCTCTTTGCCTCAGGTGACCTCCTACTCTAAACCGAGACTCCCACACCCACCCAGCCTCAGAACTTTGACCCCGCAGTGACTCCTGGACCTGATCTCTATCTCATAATCTGAACTCAACAGGGACCACTGACCTGACCTCAACTCTGACCTCTTGCAGTAATGACTAACACTTGAATTTCCTCTCCGACATCTGAACCCACATTCCAAACTCTGACCAATTAAACTGAGTGGCAAACTTGGTCTCTCTCCCAGGTGACAGTGGGGCTGGGTGTTGGTCTGTCTCGGGAAGACACCGGTTCCGTCCCAGCTTCCCTGCCTCCAGGTAAGCACCCCAGCCCACCACTTGCCTGTGG
This window encodes:
- the TPP1 gene encoding tripeptidyl-peptidase 1, which translates into the protein MTADLQKGRMGPRACLLGLLALFVAGKCSYSPEPDQQWTLPPGWVSLGRADPEEELSLTFALRQQNLERLSELVQAVSDPGSSRYGKYLTLEDVAELVRPSPLTLHTVQKWLLAAGARNCHSVTTQDFLTCGLSVRQAELLLSGAEFHHYMGGPAETHVVRSPRPYRLPKALASHVDFVGGLHRFPPTSTLRQRPKPQVPGTVGLHLGVTPSVIRERYNLTAQDVGSGTTNNSQACAQFLEQYFHESDLAEFMHLFGGSFAHQASVARVVGQQGRGQAGIEASLDVEYLMSAGANISTWVYSSPGRHESQEPFLQWLLLLSNESALPRVHTVSYGDDEDSLSSAYIQRVNTELMKAAARGLTVLFASGDSGAGCWSVSGRHRFRPSFPASSPYVTTVGGTSFKNPFRVTDEVVDYISGGGFSNVFPRPSYQEEAVAQYLSSSPHLPPSSYFNASGRAYPDVAALSDGYWVVSNHVPIPWVSGTSASTPVFGGLLSLINEHRILRGLPPLGFLNPRLYQKHGEGLFDVTRGCHESCLNEEVEGQGFCSGPGWDPVTGWGTPNFPALLKTLINP